Within the Deltaproteobacteria bacterium genome, the region TGAAAATCGTCCAGAAAGGCCTCCCCGAAACTGTGGCCGATCTCCACGCTCCCCACGATCTTTCCAAACCGGTAAACGGGAACGACGCCCCTTATGCCGAAACCCGTATCCCCCCACTCCAGACCCGCCGTAGGTTCACCCGTTCGGATGGCATCCACGATGGTCTTCCTATAGGCGGACATGTCCTCCCCGAAACGTTCCAGGTAATGGAGTCTCAGGAAAGAAGTGGCCGGAGGGATATGAAAATGAAACTGCTCGATCTCAAAATCCATCTTGAGCCTTACGTAGGTATAAAGCAGCAGTTCGATGAGGGCCTGGCGGTTCCGTTCTTCAAGATATTGCTGGACTTCAGGGATTTCCGCCACCATGGTGGCCAGGGAAAGGGCCTGGAGGCTTTTCTGATGGATACTGTTCAAAAACTGAAGGTAGTGGTGGAGAAGGACCTTCTTTTCTTCTTCCCGGATGAGCCGTTGCTGGGAGGTCAACCCAATGTAACTCAGGCTCAGGGTTCCGATAAGGGCCAGGGAAAGAAAGGGAATCAACAGCTTCCACTTAATGCTCAGGCTCTGGATCTTTTCAACCACTGAGATTTTCATGGTCGATCGCTCATTGAAAAGAGGGTCTTCCCGGGCGGGAATCGGCACCCCGGGAAAGCCTCACCGGAAGTCCCCCGGGAAAGAGGCTCTTCATGTCCCGAAGAATCCTCCTTTTCCTCTCCAAGACCCTCCTGTTGGGATCCACCGGCGACCACCGATGGGGACTCGGCAGGACGGCGGCCAGGGCGGCGGCCTGCCCCAGGGTCAGGCGATCCGCTGATCTCCGGAAATATTTCCGGCTGGCGGCCTCCGCCCCCACGGCACCTTCACCCCAGTCCACAGTATTCAGGTAGACCTCGAGGATACGGCGCTTTTCCCAGAAAAGCTCAATGAGAATCGTGTAGTAGGCCTCCAAGGCCTTGCGGACCAGGCTTCTTCCCGGCCATAGGAAAAGGGAGCGAGCGGTTTGCATCGTGATGGTACTCGCTCCCCTGACCCGCCCCGAATGCAACAGGTCCCGCACCGCCTCCTCCAACTCCACGAAATCAAAGCCATGATGTCGGAAGAACCTCTGATCTTCTCCCGCCAACACGGCTCTGAGCAAGTGAGGTGAAATCTTCTCCAATGGGCGCCAGCGGTACCCCGGCCAGGCGTAAGGCTTACCCCCGGCCGCTCCCTTTGCCCAACCCCACAACATGGGAACGGTAACAGGGGGATCGACAAAGCGGAACAGCAGGACCTGGAGGGCCGAGAAAAAAACGAGGCACAAAAAAATCTTCAGGCAGGTGATCCAAACTCGGGTGAGAAACCGCCTCGAACTCCTGTTCTTCTTTTTTTTCCCACCCAAGGTTCCTCCCGCTTGAATCCTTCAATCCACGGAATCTTTTCCGGCCCCGCACGTCCGTTCAAACTGCCGCACGAAATCCCGGTTGGTCATTCTGAGGAGGTGTTCCGCATTCAATCCCAAGGTTCCTGCGAGGTGCGCCAGCAGGAACATGAGGCTCCCGATCCGCCTTCCGGCCTTTTCCTTGTCCCCGGCTGCACAGAAAGCCTTAATGTCCTTCAGTTCCCTGTTCAGGGCTTCCCACACCCCGCCTCCGGGCCCCCGCCATCCCTCCCTTGAAGCCCGCTCGGTCAGGCGATGGGCGGCCTGAAGCGCCGGCAAGGCCGCGGGAACCGAGTCGAGAGAGTTGGCGGTGGAGGGAAGATCGGCCTTTTCCTTCTTCTTTATCCTGGCCCAGTTCTCCGCCACTTCCTCCGGGCTCTCCAGCTCAAGGGTCCCGAATACGTGGGGATGCCGGACCCTCATCTTCCGGGTGATCCCCTGCAGGACGTCGAGAAGATCGAATTCCCCGCGCTCCTCCGCCAGCCGGGCAAGAAAAAGGATCTGGAAAAGGAGGTCTCCCAGTTCTCCGCAAAGCTCCCCTGAATCCCCTTTTTCAACGGCGTCGAGGACCTCGTAGGCCTCTTCCAGGAGATACATTTTCACCGTGTCATCGGTCTGGCGGGCATCCCATGGACATCCTCCGGGGGACCGCAGGGTTTCGAGCAGTTCTGATAGGGCGATGAAGGCCCTGGATAGCTCCTCTTTTTTCATTGCTTCTCGGTAATGCGGGAGGCTTTCCCCTGGATTCCACCGCCTACCTCCAGGGCAGTTTCCACGAATTTTTTCTTGAAGTGCCGGTAATGTTCAGGGGAAATCAGGCGGGTAAGGGTTTGATAGGAGGAAACGATCAGGGGCCCCAGCCTGGAACGGGCCAGGAGGGGCGTCCGGGCGGGGAGAAAAAAGGTGAGAAGAACGATTCCCAAGTAAACAATGAGGATCCCCTTGAGGGCGGCAAGCCCGACCCCGAGCGTCTTATCCACCCACCCGAGAAGGGCCTTGCGGAAAAGCCACTTCATGGCCCATCCCAGGA harbors:
- the mtgA gene encoding monofunctional biosynthetic peptidoglycan transglycosylase is translated as MGGKKKKNRSSRRFLTRVWITCLKIFLCLVFFSALQVLLFRFVDPPVTVPMLWGWAKGAAGGKPYAWPGYRWRPLEKISPHLLRAVLAGEDQRFFRHHGFDFVELEEAVRDLLHSGRVRGASTITMQTARSLFLWPGRSLVRKALEAYYTILIELFWEKRRILEVYLNTVDWGEGAVGAEAASRKYFRRSADRLTLGQAAALAAVLPSPHRWSPVDPNRRVLERKRRILRDMKSLFPGGLPVRLSRGADSRPGRPSFQ
- the mazG gene encoding nucleoside triphosphate pyrophosphohydrolase, which translates into the protein MKKEELSRAFIALSELLETLRSPGGCPWDARQTDDTVKMYLLEEAYEVLDAVEKGDSGELCGELGDLLFQILFLARLAEERGEFDLLDVLQGITRKMRVRHPHVFGTLELESPEEVAENWARIKKKEKADLPSTANSLDSVPAALPALQAAHRLTERASREGWRGPGGGVWEALNRELKDIKAFCAAGDKEKAGRRIGSLMFLLAHLAGTLGLNAEHLLRMTNRDFVRQFERTCGAGKDSVD
- a CDS encoding CvpA family protein, whose amino-acid sequence is MNVLDIIIIAVMTFLIVRGLMRGFFKEIASLAGVILGILLALRFQPEASALLQTFLPRTRFLNLIAFAGVFFSVLLVCNLLGWAMKWLFRKALLGWVDKTLGVGLAALKGILIVYLGIVLLTFFLPARTPLLARSRLGPLIVSSYQTLTRLISPEHYRHFKKKFVETALEVGGGIQGKASRITEKQ